The following are encoded in a window of uncultured Sphaerochaeta sp. genomic DNA:
- a CDS encoding ribulokinase yields MKYAIGIDYGTQSARAELLNITTKKVEAIVEEFYPHGVMSEALPSGVLLGKDWAIQDGEDYYTMAIACVVGLLEQAKIDPADVIGIGIDTTACTMIPLGPDLEPISSNPKFKDNPNAHVKLWKHHAAQKHANSLNRIAKERGEAFLECYGGKISSEWTIPKIMQVAEEAPEIYKEVSSFADIADWLVYKLTGNLYKNNVTTGYKTIWSETSGFPSKEFFKALNPLMEHVVEEKLSEKILRIGQCAGHVTPDFSALTGLTQKTAVAVPHTDAGVVPITLGMGKTGQMVVSIGTSTCHFLLSDILKHVPGICGVIKDGAVPGYYAYEAGQTAVGDSFSWFIENFVSEELQREAKNQGVSLFRLLGQKAALLSPGESGLVALDWFNGNRSILVNSDLSSVIVGLTIHTRIEEVYRAILESTAFGTRKIIENFREHGIEVTELHACGGIPKKDAFMMQMYADVCDIEVSVSDEPLAASYGSAMLGAVAAGEAAGGFKDVHAAQDALSLRESNAFTPNPRNVAAYDELYKIYSKLHDEFSTDNSVLYTLKSLRDTAKA; encoded by the coding sequence ATGAAATATGCGATAGGTATTGACTATGGTACTCAGTCAGCGAGGGCTGAGTTACTGAATATTACCACCAAAAAAGTGGAAGCAATTGTAGAAGAGTTCTATCCTCATGGGGTTATGAGTGAAGCCCTCCCGAGTGGGGTTCTTCTTGGCAAGGATTGGGCAATCCAGGATGGAGAGGATTATTACACCATGGCCATAGCCTGTGTTGTGGGTCTCTTGGAGCAAGCAAAGATTGATCCTGCTGATGTAATAGGGATTGGTATTGATACTACAGCCTGTACGATGATCCCCCTTGGACCGGATCTGGAGCCTATTTCTTCCAATCCAAAATTCAAGGACAATCCAAATGCCCATGTGAAACTGTGGAAACACCATGCTGCACAGAAACATGCGAACAGTTTGAACAGGATAGCCAAGGAGCGAGGGGAAGCTTTCTTAGAGTGCTACGGGGGGAAAATCAGCAGTGAGTGGACCATTCCCAAAATCATGCAGGTTGCTGAGGAGGCTCCTGAAATATATAAGGAGGTCTCCAGTTTTGCTGATATCGCTGATTGGTTGGTATATAAGCTTACCGGGAACCTTTACAAGAACAATGTGACGACTGGATACAAAACAATCTGGTCGGAAACCAGTGGATTCCCAAGCAAGGAGTTCTTCAAAGCATTAAATCCACTGATGGAGCATGTTGTAGAAGAGAAGCTTTCTGAGAAAATACTGAGAATAGGACAGTGTGCTGGGCATGTTACCCCAGACTTTAGTGCCTTGACGGGACTTACACAAAAGACGGCAGTTGCTGTTCCCCACACTGATGCAGGGGTTGTTCCCATTACATTGGGAATGGGAAAAACGGGTCAGATGGTTGTAAGTATCGGGACTTCTACCTGTCATTTCTTGTTGAGTGATATCTTGAAGCATGTCCCTGGAATCTGTGGAGTCATTAAAGATGGGGCTGTTCCTGGATACTATGCCTATGAGGCAGGACAAACGGCTGTTGGTGATAGTTTTTCTTGGTTCATAGAGAACTTTGTAAGCGAAGAGCTGCAGCGAGAAGCAAAGAACCAAGGGGTTTCACTTTTCAGATTGTTAGGGCAAAAGGCTGCTTTGCTTTCTCCTGGTGAGTCAGGACTTGTCGCTTTAGATTGGTTCAATGGTAACCGTTCTATTCTTGTGAATTCCGATCTGTCTTCGGTTATTGTAGGTTTGACAATACATACGAGAATTGAGGAAGTGTATAGAGCTATTCTTGAGAGTACTGCGTTCGGGACAAGAAAGATCATTGAGAATTTTCGGGAACATGGGATTGAAGTTACTGAACTCCATGCATGTGGAGGGATTCCCAAAAAGGATGCGTTCATGATGCAGATGTATGCTGATGTCTGTGATATTGAGGTCAGTGTATCCGACGAACCACTCGCTGCTTCCTATGGGAGCGCAATGCTTGGAGCTGTCGCTGCTGGAGAAGCAGCAGGAGGATTCAAGGATGTTCATGCTGCGCAGGATGCTTTAAGTTTACGGGAATCTAACGCATTTACCCCAAATCCGAGAAATGTGGCAGCTTATGATGAATTGTATAAGATCTATAGCAAGTTACACGATGAGTTCAGCACAGATAATAGTGTTTTGTATACATTAAAATCGTTGAGAGATACTGCAAAAGCCTGA
- a CDS encoding MurR/RpiR family transcriptional regulator: MEEKVQVEGALYAINAQYDLLSDSEKKVASYVLREPKKTVHFNVRELSKQSGASQAAVIRFCKHLNFTSFSNFKLRLARDVFGNYDERYVPDFELDSETSPSVVIHSVIQRFQHSFNALERCLDGKELEKAVSLIQSAHSTFLFGVGASGVVAFDFMQKLVRLGISVFYTHDTDLQLTAASTMRKDDCACILSYSGENDTMVAAAKQLKRSGTPIISVTMDSDNTLRRLSDISIVIPASERIYRQGASTSRINQLAVIDMLYSLMVSKNLDASIEAIEQTMAVTHRHVSTDNTP; this comes from the coding sequence ATGGAAGAGAAAGTACAGGTAGAAGGGGCTTTATATGCGATTAACGCCCAATATGATCTTCTCAGTGACTCTGAGAAGAAGGTTGCCTCGTATGTACTGAGAGAACCCAAGAAAACGGTTCACTTTAATGTGCGTGAACTCTCGAAGCAAAGCGGTGCCAGCCAGGCGGCGGTGATCCGCTTCTGCAAGCACCTTAATTTCACCAGTTTCAGCAATTTCAAGCTACGCCTGGCTCGAGATGTCTTCGGCAACTATGATGAGCGATATGTCCCGGACTTTGAACTTGACTCAGAGACCTCTCCATCTGTGGTCATTCACTCTGTGATTCAACGATTCCAGCACTCTTTCAATGCACTCGAGCGATGTCTCGATGGGAAGGAGTTGGAAAAGGCTGTTTCCTTGATTCAGTCAGCACACTCGACATTTCTCTTCGGAGTCGGTGCTTCAGGGGTTGTTGCATTCGACTTCATGCAGAAGTTGGTGCGGCTTGGTATCTCTGTATTCTACACACATGATACCGATCTGCAGCTCACCGCAGCCTCAACCATGAGGAAGGATGACTGTGCCTGCATTCTCTCCTACTCTGGGGAGAACGATACCATGGTAGCTGCAGCCAAACAGCTCAAACGATCCGGTACCCCGATCATCTCAGTAACCATGGATAGTGACAATACACTTCGGCGTCTCTCTGATATCAGCATTGTCATTCCCGCTTCAGAGAGGATATACCGCCAGGGAGCAAGTACCTCAAGAATTAATCAGCTGGCAGTAATAGATATGCTCTACTCCCTCATGGTATCCAAGAACCTCGATGCATCCATTGAGGCAATAGAGCAGACTATGGCGGTAACACACCGGCATGTGAGTACAGACAACACGCCATAA
- the araD gene encoding L-ribulose-5-phosphate 4-epimerase AraD, whose protein sequence is MSLEQLRKEVLEANLDLVTKNLVISTWGNVSGYDPETKLMVIKASGVPYVKMGIKDMVVVDMQGNVLEGNARPSTDTPTHIALYKAFADFGIHGIVHTHSQYATMWAQAGRALPCYGTTHGDYYYGAIPCTRELTAEEIKSDYEVNTGKVILEAMSSSDCLHMSAALVKHHGPFVWGKSPEEAVLHSQVLEYVAKMAYCNETLDPRLQPIPDVLEEKHYSRKFGPNAYYGQN, encoded by the coding sequence ATGAGTTTGGAACAATTGCGGAAAGAAGTATTGGAAGCAAACCTTGATTTGGTTACCAAAAACCTTGTGATTTCAACATGGGGAAATGTATCAGGATATGATCCAGAAACCAAGTTGATGGTAATTAAGGCAAGTGGGGTACCATACGTAAAGATGGGTATCAAGGATATGGTCGTCGTTGATATGCAGGGTAATGTACTTGAAGGAAATGCGAGACCTTCGACAGATACCCCAACACATATCGCTTTGTACAAGGCTTTCGCTGATTTTGGTATACACGGGATTGTCCATACGCACTCCCAGTATGCAACGATGTGGGCACAGGCAGGGCGTGCTCTTCCCTGTTATGGTACTACTCATGGTGATTACTATTATGGTGCAATACCTTGCACTAGGGAACTGACTGCAGAAGAGATTAAATCTGACTATGAAGTGAATACCGGTAAGGTTATTCTCGAAGCGATGAGTTCTTCTGATTGCTTGCATATGTCCGCAGCATTGGTGAAGCATCATGGTCCTTTTGTCTGGGGGAAGAGCCCTGAAGAAGCAGTTTTGCATAGTCAAGTACTTGAGTATGTCGCTAAAATGGCGTATTGCAATGAGACCCTTGACCCTCGGCTTCAGCCGATACCGGATGTATTGGAAGAGAAACACTATAGCAGGAAATTTGGGCCAAACGCTTATTATGGGCAGAACTAG